From Methanomassiliicoccales archaeon LGM-RCC1, one genomic window encodes:
- a CDS encoding peptidylprolyl isomerase, with product MVKSVNASHILVSNARDAEGIMIRLSKGEDFAGLAKRFSKCPSKSKGGNLGWFGKGEMVPEFEKACFEGQKGQVVGPVKTEFGYHIIMINDQK from the coding sequence ATGGTCAAATCAGTCAATGCATCACACATACTGGTATCCAACGCCAGGGACGCAGAAGGAATCATGATTCGCCTTTCCAAGGGCGAGGACTTCGCGGGACTGGCGAAGAGATTCTCCAAGTGCCCCAGCAAGTCCAAGGGTGGCAACCTGGGATGGTTCGGCAAAGGCGAGATGGTCCCCGAGTTCGAGAAGGCATGCTTCGAAGGACAGAAAGGCCAGGTCGTCGGACCCGTCAAGACGGAATTCGGCTACCATATCATAATGATAAACGATCAGAAATGA
- a CDS encoding DUF308 domain-containing protein, producing the protein MEVIAYQDKTTAMIYSALMIIVGLLFVLNKDLALSWGFIIAGVFLIIAGIIPMIAAKSIDLMGLIMIVLGIILIAAPQLFAGITVLLIGIIAILLGVVWIYGASTNPDGKARTIGIIVGIVILVAGIATFMGNDFVFIVFGILLIVAGIMNIAGVTKSS; encoded by the coding sequence ATGGAAGTTATTGCCTACCAGGACAAGACAACTGCGATGATCTACTCAGCTCTGATGATCATCGTCGGTCTCTTGTTCGTTCTGAATAAGGATCTGGCCCTCTCCTGGGGATTCATCATCGCAGGAGTATTCCTGATCATTGCGGGAATCATCCCCATGATTGCGGCCAAGAGCATTGATCTGATGGGACTCATCATGATCGTGCTTGGAATAATCTTGATTGCTGCTCCTCAACTCTTCGCAGGCATCACGGTTCTGCTCATCGGAATCATCGCAATCCTGCTGGGAGTCGTGTGGATCTACGGTGCTTCTACCAACCCTGACGGCAAGGCAAGAACCATCGGCATCATCGTCGGTATCGTCATTCTCGTTGCAGGTATCGCAACCTTCATGGGCAATGACTTCGTGTTCATCGTCTTCGGTATCCTGCTCATCGTTGCAGGTATCATGAACATTGCCGGTGTGACAAAGAGCAGTTGA
- a CDS encoding EFR1 family ferrodoxin (N-terminal region resembles flavodoxins. C-terminal ferrodoxin region binds two 4Fe-4S clusters.) codes for MIFVFSGTGNSYHAAKRIAAAFKTDMVDIAAAVRYKRNFYNAEGGDVGFVFPTYFAGLPTVMEEFLQTVEIRNPGYVYCISTCAGGSGRACDQAQEVLGKKVKIDACFDVLMPENAVFYEDVPSKEEAKEINDAADKKIDSIIESIRKKEKGDFRTMASQEGFEEAREAYEALRDTEGFWVDENCIECRICENVCPEQVIKVYHRKPVWDEAQCSLCMSCLNMCPKKALHFGESTKGRGRYFHPEYYMWSLGVNPPYKHEDFEKYDNGMRY; via the coding sequence ATGATTTTCGTCTTCTCCGGGACAGGCAACTCGTACCACGCGGCAAAGCGCATAGCAGCGGCTTTCAAGACCGACATGGTGGACATCGCAGCCGCAGTCAGATACAAGCGCAACTTCTACAATGCTGAGGGCGGCGATGTGGGATTCGTGTTCCCAACTTATTTCGCAGGTCTGCCGACGGTGATGGAGGAGTTCCTCCAGACAGTTGAGATCAGGAACCCTGGTTACGTGTACTGCATCTCCACCTGCGCAGGTGGATCCGGAAGGGCATGTGACCAGGCTCAGGAAGTCCTCGGCAAGAAGGTGAAGATCGATGCATGCTTCGATGTCCTGATGCCTGAGAACGCGGTGTTCTACGAGGATGTGCCCAGCAAGGAGGAGGCCAAGGAGATCAATGATGCAGCCGACAAGAAGATCGACAGCATCATAGAGTCCATCAGAAAGAAGGAGAAGGGCGATTTCCGCACGATGGCATCCCAAGAAGGCTTCGAGGAGGCCAGGGAGGCGTATGAGGCGCTCAGGGACACCGAGGGATTCTGGGTCGACGAGAACTGTATCGAGTGCAGGATATGCGAGAACGTATGTCCGGAGCAGGTCATCAAGGTATACCACAGGAAGCCTGTATGGGACGAGGCGCAGTGTTCTTTGTGCATGAGTTGTCTTAACATGTGCCCCAAGAAGGCTCTCCACTTCGGTGAGAGCACAAAGGGACGCGGAAGATACTTCCACCCGGAGTACTACATGTGGAGCCTCGGGGTGAACCCGCCTTACAAGCATGAAGATTTCGAGAAGTATGATAACGGGATGAGGTACTGA
- a CDS encoding FprA family A-type flavoprotein: MAIANENEIKIKDDIYWIGGDDRTAGLFEGSFPIPEGVSYNSYVIMDEKTCLMDTCDASIASKFWKNLRHVLGGRPLDYLVIDHMEPDHGAAIVQVLETYPDVTVVGNSKTFDMLQNFYQLSPKNKLEVKEGEELCLGKHTLRFIFAVMVHWPEVMFAYDKTDKILFSADAFGTFKTLSGALYADEVDFDKDYLNEARRYYANIVGKYGSKVQAVFGKLDGVPIDMVCPLHGPIWRGEHIGYIMEKYFIWSSYEPEEKGVVIAYTSMYGNTAAVAERLAILLKGKGVKKVNMYDVTRTHPSYVVGDAFRFSNIVLAAPTYNNNLHPTMSAVLEDMDIMTVQNRKFSVIGNGSWAPQSPKIIEERLLAMKDMIKVGETFVIKSSMKPEQIPDLEKLAADIVASMQ, encoded by the coding sequence ATGGCAATCGCGAACGAGAATGAGATCAAGATCAAGGACGACATATACTGGATAGGCGGAGACGATAGAACAGCAGGACTGTTCGAGGGCTCCTTCCCCATACCAGAAGGTGTGTCGTACAACTCGTACGTGATAATGGATGAGAAAACCTGTCTTATGGACACCTGCGATGCATCCATAGCATCCAAGTTCTGGAAGAACCTGCGCCACGTCCTTGGCGGCAGACCGCTGGACTACCTTGTGATCGACCATATGGAACCCGATCACGGCGCTGCCATCGTCCAGGTGCTGGAGACGTATCCTGACGTAACGGTCGTCGGCAACAGCAAGACCTTCGACATGCTCCAGAACTTCTACCAGCTCAGTCCGAAGAACAAGCTGGAGGTCAAAGAGGGGGAAGAACTCTGCCTCGGAAAGCACACGCTCAGGTTCATATTCGCGGTCATGGTGCACTGGCCAGAGGTCATGTTCGCCTACGACAAGACTGACAAGATCCTATTCTCTGCCGATGCCTTCGGAACTTTCAAGACGCTCTCAGGCGCATTGTATGCCGATGAGGTGGATTTTGACAAAGATTACCTCAACGAAGCCAGGAGATACTACGCCAATATCGTAGGAAAGTACGGTTCCAAGGTCCAAGCGGTGTTCGGAAAGCTGGATGGCGTCCCCATCGATATGGTGTGCCCGCTCCACGGACCTATCTGGAGAGGGGAGCACATCGGATACATCATGGAGAAGTACTTCATCTGGAGCTCCTACGAGCCGGAGGAGAAGGGCGTGGTCATCGCCTACACATCGATGTATGGCAACACAGCTGCAGTAGCTGAACGCCTGGCGATACTCCTCAAAGGCAAGGGTGTCAAGAAGGTGAACATGTACGATGTCACCAGAACGCACCCGTCCTATGTAGTAGGCGATGCCTTCAGGTTCAGCAACATCGTCCTTGCCGCTCCCACGTACAACAACAATCTGCACCCTACGATGTCCGCAGTCCTCGAGGACATGGATATTATGACCGTCCAGAACAGGAAGTTCTCGGTAATCGGTAACGGATCATGGGCGCCTCAATCTCCCAAGATCATCGAGGAAAGACTGCTGGCCATGAAAGACATGATCAAGGTCGGGGAAACTTTCGTGATAAAATCATCGATGAAACCGGAACAGATTCCCGATTTGGAGAAGTTGGCAGCGGACATAGTTGCCTCCATGCAGTGA